A single genomic interval of Croceibacter atlanticus HTCC2559 harbors:
- a CDS encoding UDP-N-acetylmuramate--L-alanine ligase: MNIHFIAIGGSAMHNLALALHHKGYKVTGSDDTIFEPSKSRLSKHNLLPETFGWFPERITNSLDAVILGMHAKADNPELLKAKELGLKIYSYPEFLYEQSKQKTRVVIGGSHGKTTITAMILHVMNYHDKEVDYMVGAQLEGFDTMVHLTEENDFIVLEGDEYLSSPIDRRPKFHLYKPNIALLSGIAWDHINVFPTFENYVEQFKIFADSMSRGGILVYNEEDPTVKQVAEEATAPTRKHAYTTAAYSVENGKTLLETPEGPMPIEIFGAHNLNNLAGAKWICQHMGVDEDEFYEAISTFKGASKRLEKITENNNAVVYKDYAHSPSKVSATTKAVKNQYPDRKLVACLELHTYSSLNAEFLDQYEGALDAADKAIVFYSPDAVQIKQLDEVKAEQINEAFKRDDLVIFTNPADFKTYLYAQDFKDSVLLLMSSGNYGGLDFNELKSVI; encoded by the coding sequence ATGAATATTCACTTTATTGCAATAGGAGGAAGTGCTATGCACAATTTAGCCTTAGCATTACACCATAAAGGATATAAGGTTACAGGAAGTGACGATACTATTTTCGAGCCTTCAAAATCTAGATTAAGTAAGCATAATTTACTGCCAGAAACATTTGGGTGGTTCCCAGAACGTATAACCAATTCTTTAGATGCTGTAATATTAGGAATGCACGCAAAAGCAGACAATCCAGAATTATTAAAAGCAAAAGAATTAGGACTTAAAATTTACTCCTACCCAGAATTTCTTTACGAACAATCTAAACAAAAAACACGTGTAGTTATTGGTGGCTCACACGGTAAAACTACCATAACAGCTATGATCTTGCATGTTATGAACTACCATGATAAAGAGGTAGATTATATGGTTGGTGCGCAATTAGAAGGCTTTGATACTATGGTGCACTTAACAGAAGAAAATGATTTTATCGTGTTAGAAGGAGACGAGTATTTATCTTCACCTATAGACAGACGACCAAAATTTCACTTATACAAACCCAACATAGCATTACTTAGCGGTATTGCTTGGGATCATATAAATGTTTTTCCAACATTTGAAAACTACGTAGAGCAATTTAAAATCTTTGCAGATTCAATGTCTCGAGGTGGTATTTTAGTATACAACGAAGAAGATCCAACTGTAAAGCAAGTTGCAGAAGAGGCTACAGCTCCAACTCGCAAACATGCGTATACAACAGCAGCTTACTCTGTGGAGAATGGTAAAACATTATTAGAAACTCCTGAAGGCCCTATGCCAATTGAAATATTTGGGGCTCATAACCTTAATAATTTAGCAGGTGCCAAATGGATATGCCAACATATGGGCGTAGACGAAGACGAATTCTACGAAGCAATATCAACTTTTAAAGGTGCATCTAAACGTCTTGAGAAAATTACAGAAAATAATAATGCCGTTGTATATAAAGATTACGCCCATAGTCCTAGTAAAGTAAGTGCAACCACAAAAGCTGTAAAAAATCAATATCCAGACCGCAAATTAGTAGCTTGTTTAGAGTTGCACACCTACAGTAGTTTAAATGCTGAATTTTTAGACCAATATGAAGGAGCTTTAGATGCTGCAGACAAAGCTATTGTGTTTTACTCACCAGATGCTGTTCAAATTAAGCAGCTAGATGAGGTGAAGGCAGAGCAGATTAATGAAGCTTTTAAAAGAGATGACTTGGTAATTTTTACAAATCCAGCAGATTTTAAAACGTATTTATATGCACAAGACTTTAAGGATAGTGTACTACTATTAATGAGTAGTGGTAATTATGGTGGTTTAGATTTTAATGAGCTAAAGTCTGTAATATAG
- a CDS encoding FMN-binding negative transcriptional regulator, with translation MSYPPKHYQETNFNHVISTIKAYPLATVISVKDAKVLVTHLPLTYKETKQGAGKLIGHIDKANPQTSLLSNGNPCTIIFNGPDSYISPSIFESKQLPTWNYIKIHIEGSVSKIENAYDVKESIVNMTAQLEGLEQKFVLDKNDVRMERLIDFIEGFEVDITSWEGKFKISQDKPNAEQMLAKSALENSEPTHKLNYINSIFDS, from the coding sequence ATGAGTTATCCACCTAAGCATTATCAGGAAACTAATTTTAATCACGTTATTTCTACTATTAAAGCCTATCCTTTAGCTACTGTGATTTCTGTAAAAGACGCCAAGGTATTAGTGACGCATTTACCACTAACCTACAAGGAAACCAAACAAGGCGCAGGCAAATTAATTGGTCATATAGACAAAGCAAATCCGCAAACCTCATTACTATCTAATGGCAATCCTTGTACAATTATCTTTAATGGCCCAGATTCATATATTTCACCAAGTATTTTTGAAAGCAAACAATTACCTACATGGAATTACATTAAAATACATATTGAAGGTAGTGTAAGTAAAATTGAAAATGCTTATGATGTAAAAGAATCAATAGTAAATATGACTGCTCAACTAGAAGGTTTGGAACAAAAGTTTGTTTTAGACAAAAACGATGTAAGAATGGAGCGTTTAATAGATTTCATTGAAGGTTTTGAAGTAGACATTACTTCTTGGGAAGGCAAATTTAAAATAAGCCAAGACAAACCTAACGCTGAACAAATGCTTGCTAAAAGTGCTTTAGAAAACTCTGAACCAACACACAAACTAAATTACATTAACTCAATTTTTGACAGTTAA